GTGTCCGGGTTGAGCATGATCGCTGCCTCGTCGCGGCGGTGCCGGAGGATGGAGTCGATGTAGGACTGCACGGCTTCGGCCAGCGGGATGTGGCGTTCCTGCTTTTCGGACATGTACCAGCGGTGTTCGAGGACCTCGTGGACGGCTTCGGCAGGTTCGAGCTTGCCGGAGAGGTCGCGCGGAATCGAGCGGACAATGGGCTCGAAGATCTGGCTGACCCACAGGTGGGCGCTGTATTCCTCGTCCATCGTCGGGTTGTTATCCGCGCGGAAGGAGTCCATGTCGTTGAGCAGGCGGCGCGCCTGGTTCTCCTGGGCGTCCAGTCCAGTAAGCCTCAGTAGCCGGCGCTGGTGGTGTCCGGCGTCCACCACCTTGGGCTGGAGCTGGATGGTGGAGCCGTTCTGGGTGGTCTTGATGGCGTATTCCTCAACGTCGAACCCCAGCTCGTTGAGCTTCCGGATCCGGGCGGCCACACGCCAGCGTTCGCCGATCTCGAAGGATTCCTTCTCGGTGAGCTCGGTCCAGAGGCGCCGGTAGCTGTCCATGATGAGTTCGCTGGTGGCCACCGGGTCCACCTTCTCTTCGATCAGGCCGCCGTCCAGCAGGTCCATCAGCTCACCGGCGATGTTGACCCGGGCAATCTCGAGATCGTACTCGCGCTGGCCGGTGGACAGGTCCGGGTACAGCTCGCCGGTCTCGGCATCCACCAGGTACGCGGCGAACGCGCCGGCGTCGCGGCGGAACAGGGTGTTGGAGAGCGAGACGTCGCCCCAGTAGAAACCGATCAGGTGCAGCCGGACCATCAGCAGCGCCTGGGCGTCAATCAGACGGGTGAGCGTGTCCTTGCGCAGCATCTGGGAAAAGAGCGCACGGTAGGGCATGGAGAACTTCAGGTGGCGGGTTACCAGCACCGGGTTCAGCGGCCTGCCGTCCGGGGTGGTGCGGCCGGTGATGACAGCAACAGGCTCAACGCAGGGCACATCAAGGCGCGCCAGTTTGCGGAGCATGTGGTACTCGTGGCGGGCCACGTGTTCCGACGTTTCCTTGATGGCGATCACGGAGCCGCCGAGGTGGGCGAAGCGCACAATGTGGCGGGAAATACCGCGGGGGAGCGCGGCCAGGTATTCAGCCGGCCAGTCCTCCAGGGCGATGTGCCACGGCAGGTCCAGGAGCTCCGGATCAGCCGCGGCGGCCGTGATGCTCAGGTTGCTGGAGACGTTGGAACTCTTGGCGTCGTTGGCGCTGGCCGCTTCAAACCGAGGCAGTTTGCCGATCTGGCCGTAGTCGGTGGGTTCGTCGTGCCATTGGGCGTTACTGTCCTCGGTCATGTGCCAATTCTTCCGTACGTAGGGGCGGGCTGCCTAAACAAAGTGACGAACCCACGCTTAAATCACGACGGCGGCCCGTCCAGTGAGGAGGGCCGCCGTCGGTCAGTGCAGTGTTGGGCCGTCAGGCGGTTGCGGCGTGCGCAACCCCCTGATTCAGCCTCCGCATCCGGTACTAGTCGCCGAGGCGCAGGCCGGTCTTGGTGTCGAACAGGTGTACGTGGCCGGACTGGGGGCGAACGTAGATGGACTCACCCTTCATCGGGGGCCTGCGGCCGTCGACGCGGGCCACGATGTCGTGGCTCTTGCCGTCAAGCGTGGTGTGGCCGTAGACGTAGGCATCGGCGCCGAGTTCTTCGACGACGTCAACCTCAACCTGGAGACCCTCACCTGCGGCGACCTGCTCGAGGTCCTCCGGGCGTGAACCGAGCGTGACAGTGGCGCCGTGAGCCTCTTCGAGGATATTGCGGGGAACCGGGTAGACGGTTCCGCCGAACTGGACGCCGCCGTCGACGACGGGGAGTTCCAGCAGGTTCATGGCGGGGGAGCCGATGAAGCCGGCAACGAAGACGTTCTTGGGCTTGTCGTAGAGGTTGCGCGGGGTGTCAACCTGCATCAGCAGGCCGTCCTTCAGCACAGCCACACGGTCACCCATGGTCATAGCCTCGACCTGGTCGTGGGTCACGTAGACGGTGGTGACGCCCAGGCGGCGGGTCAGGGATGCGATCTGCGTACGGGTCTGCACGCGGAGCTTGGCATCAAGGTTGGACAGCGGCTCGTCCATGAGGAAGACCTGCGGGTTACGCACGATGGCGCGGCCCATGGCAACACGCTGGCGCTGACCGCCGGAGAGTGCCTTCGGCTTGCGGTCCAGGTACGGCTCGAGGTCAAGAAGCTTGGCTGCTTCGCGGACACGCTCGGCGCGCTCTTCCTTGCTGACGCCGGCGATCTTCAGCGCGAAGCCCATGTTGTCCGCAACGGTCATGTGCGGGTACAGGGCGTAGTTCTGGAAGACC
This genomic window from Arthrobacter sp. 24S4-2 contains:
- a CDS encoding DUF4032 domain-containing protein, whose translation is MTEDSNAQWHDEPTDYGQIGKLPRFEAASANDAKSSNVSSNLSITAAAADPELLDLPWHIALEDWPAEYLAALPRGISRHIVRFAHLGGSVIAIKETSEHVARHEYHMLRKLARLDVPCVEPVAVITGRTTPDGRPLNPVLVTRHLKFSMPYRALFSQMLRKDTLTRLIDAQALLMVRLHLIGFYWGDVSLSNTLFRRDAGAFAAYLVDAETGELYPDLSTGQREYDLEIARVNIAGELMDLLDGGLIEEKVDPVATSELIMDSYRRLWTELTEKESFEIGERWRVAARIRKLNELGFDVEEYAIKTTQNGSTIQLQPKVVDAGHHQRRLLRLTGLDAQENQARRLLNDMDSFRADNNPTMDEEYSAHLWVSQIFEPIVRSIPRDLSGKLEPAEAVHEVLEHRWYMSEKQERHIPLAEAVQSYIDSILRHRRDEAAIMLNPDTGLLKILEVETEQSRYGDEDIDEYPDADD
- a CDS encoding ABC transporter ATP-binding protein; this encodes MATVTFDNATRLYPGTEKPAVDKLNIDIADGEFLVLVGPSGCGKSTSLRMLAGLEDVNAGRILIGDRDVTDVPPKDRDIAMVFQNYALYPHMTVADNMGFALKIAGVSKEERAERVREAAKLLDLEPYLDRKPKALSGGQRQRVAMGRAIVRNPQVFLMDEPLSNLDAKLRVQTRTQIASLTRRLGVTTVYVTHDQVEAMTMGDRVAVLKDGLLMQVDTPRNLYDKPKNVFVAGFIGSPAMNLLELPVVDGGVQFGGTVYPVPRNILEEAHGATVTLGSRPEDLEQVAAGEGLQVEVDVVEELGADAYVYGHTTLDGKSHDIVARVDGRRPPMKGESIYVRPQSGHVHLFDTKTGLRLGD